In the genome of Sphingomonas naphthae, one region contains:
- a CDS encoding ATP-binding protein, translating to MEIALLNVPGSGTEEPRSAQSLLIDASERLAAAHSMDEIVEILRTTARDVVGAEGIAIVLRDEGRCFYVAEDAIAPLWSGSRFDENSCISGWAMQHLETVAISDVRDDPRVPQETYAPTFVRSLLMAPIGRPTAVAALGAYWSDVRPHVPETVRRLESLARLAAISLDNARLLRLAEDSGRQRNLMIKAGRLGMWSFDIKTGELETSSMCRANFGRDVSQPFSYAELRAAIHPDDSVRVEDAITASIQSGGDYDIEYRLITPTGETRWIGIRAQPSYNADGSPKSLDGLSIDITDRKRMEVALQSSAATLEHLVDERTRELVAAQTALRQAQKLEAMGQLTGGVAHDFNNLLTPIIGSLDMLQRRQVGGEREQRLIGGAIQSAERAKTLVQRLLAFARRQPLKAEPVDASALIMGMRELVGTTLGQQVTLNIDVADGLPLAVADAHQVEMAILNLSLNARDAMAGGGKLTLSARLRTPGASHTEVTAGNYVVIAVTDTGSGMSEETRRRAVEPFYSTKGVGQGTGLGLSMAHGLASQLGGALTIESALGEGTRVSLWLPISADTAVRTPPYVDNETPIAGIALLVDDEELVRATTAAMLMEIGFEVIEASSGAEALRHLHDRPRIDVLITDHLMPQMTGVELARRAAREHPELPVLIVSGYSDAIGIDAELPRLEKPFRQTDLASRLAAILSPESVRSQAESGFVRDCQEQRGLPAAL from the coding sequence TTGGAGATCGCCTTGCTCAACGTGCCAGGATCCGGGACTGAAGAGCCTCGCAGTGCCCAATCGCTTCTGATCGACGCCAGCGAGCGACTCGCCGCAGCGCATTCCATGGACGAGATCGTAGAGATCCTACGTACGACCGCTCGCGACGTCGTCGGCGCCGAAGGGATCGCGATCGTCCTGCGTGATGAGGGCCGTTGCTTCTACGTCGCCGAGGACGCAATCGCGCCATTGTGGTCCGGTAGTCGCTTCGACGAGAACAGCTGCATCTCGGGCTGGGCGATGCAGCACCTCGAGACCGTCGCCATATCGGACGTCCGCGATGATCCCCGCGTGCCTCAGGAGACATACGCCCCCACGTTCGTGCGCAGCCTTCTGATGGCGCCGATCGGGCGTCCCACCGCCGTCGCGGCGTTGGGAGCCTACTGGTCGGACGTGAGGCCACACGTGCCGGAGACCGTGAGACGGCTCGAAAGCCTTGCCAGGCTGGCGGCGATCTCGCTCGACAATGCCCGGCTGCTCCGCCTCGCGGAGGATAGCGGGCGACAGCGTAACCTGATGATCAAGGCAGGCCGCCTCGGCATGTGGTCGTTCGACATCAAGACCGGTGAGCTCGAGACATCATCCATGTGCCGCGCGAACTTCGGTCGCGACGTCTCGCAGCCATTCAGCTACGCCGAGCTTCGCGCGGCGATCCATCCAGACGACAGCGTGCGAGTGGAAGATGCGATCACCGCAAGCATCCAGTCCGGCGGTGACTACGACATCGAATACCGGTTGATCACGCCCACCGGCGAGACCCGTTGGATCGGCATTCGGGCGCAGCCCTCCTACAACGCCGACGGCTCGCCCAAGTCGCTCGACGGCCTCTCGATCGACATAACGGACCGCAAGCGGATGGAGGTGGCGCTCCAGAGCTCGGCTGCGACGTTGGAGCATCTCGTCGACGAGCGCACCCGCGAGCTTGTTGCTGCGCAGACGGCGCTTCGGCAGGCCCAGAAACTAGAGGCCATGGGCCAGCTGACCGGCGGCGTCGCGCACGACTTCAACAATCTCCTCACCCCGATCATCGGGAGTCTCGACATGCTGCAGCGCCGGCAGGTGGGCGGCGAGCGCGAGCAGCGGCTGATCGGTGGTGCCATCCAGTCGGCCGAACGCGCGAAAACGCTCGTACAACGGCTACTCGCATTCGCCCGACGTCAGCCGCTCAAGGCCGAGCCTGTCGACGCTTCGGCACTGATAATGGGCATGCGTGAGCTTGTCGGGACCACGCTGGGTCAGCAGGTCACGCTAAACATCGATGTGGCCGATGGTCTGCCGCTTGCCGTCGCGGACGCGCATCAGGTTGAGATGGCGATCCTCAACCTCTCACTCAACGCCCGCGACGCGATGGCCGGAGGGGGAAAGCTGACGCTATCGGCGCGGCTCCGCACACCGGGCGCCAGTCACACCGAGGTGACGGCGGGCAACTACGTCGTCATCGCCGTGACGGACACCGGCTCAGGCATGAGCGAGGAAACCCGCCGTCGCGCCGTCGAGCCGTTCTACTCGACAAAGGGGGTCGGCCAAGGGACCGGCCTCGGTCTGTCGATGGCGCATGGCCTCGCTTCCCAACTGGGCGGCGCGCTCACGATCGAGAGCGCCCTCGGAGAGGGCACACGTGTCAGCCTCTGGCTGCCCATCAGCGCCGACACGGCGGTTCGCACGCCGCCATATGTCGACAACGAGACACCCATCGCCGGGATCGCCCTCCTGGTCGATGATGAGGAGCTGGTCCGCGCAACGACCGCCGCCATGCTCATGGAGATCGGCTTCGAGGTGATCGAGGCGAGTTCGGGAGCCGAGGCGCTCCGACATCTTCACGACCGCCCGAGGATCGATGTGCTCATAACCGATCACCTCATGCCGCAGATGACTGGCGTTGAGCTCGCGCGGAGGGCCGCGCGCGAGCATCCCGAACTGCCGGTCCTCATCGTCTCGGGCTACTCCGATGCGATCGGCATCGACGCAGAATTGCCGCGCCTTGAGAAGCCGTTCAGGCAGACCGACCTGGCGAGCCGTCTCGCGGCCATCCTGTCACCCGAATCCGTGCGAAGCCAAGCCGAGAGCGGCTTCGTGCGAGATTGCCAAGAGCAACGCGGTCTTCCCGCGGCGCTCTGA
- a CDS encoding alpha-ketoglutarate-dependent dioxygenase AlkB yields the protein MLDLFNSPLIPGLTSRDAIVSPDEEASLIEAIDATDLAPFRFQGWTGKRVTHPFGWNYDFDTREVARAAPIPDWLLPIRRRMADFAGIGAEQFVQALLIRYDPGAGIGWHRDRPIYEHVIGLSLGAPAEMRFRRRRSEGGFDRITIPLEPRAAYHLAGDARHEWEHSIAEMEQQRWSVTFRSPSARGRSILNN from the coding sequence ATGCTCGATCTGTTCAACAGTCCGCTGATCCCCGGCCTCACGTCCAGGGACGCCATAGTCAGCCCGGACGAGGAGGCTTCGCTGATAGAAGCCATTGATGCGACCGACCTGGCGCCTTTCCGCTTCCAGGGGTGGACGGGAAAGCGCGTCACGCACCCGTTCGGCTGGAACTACGATTTCGACACGCGGGAGGTGGCGCGCGCCGCGCCGATCCCGGATTGGCTGCTGCCGATAAGGCGGCGCATGGCTGATTTTGCCGGCATCGGTGCCGAGCAGTTCGTGCAGGCCTTGCTGATCAGATACGATCCCGGTGCCGGCATCGGTTGGCACCGGGACAGGCCGATCTATGAGCATGTGATAGGGCTCTCCCTCGGTGCCCCGGCGGAAATGCGCTTCCGCCGCCGCCGCTCCGAGGGCGGTTTCGATCGAATTACGATCCCCCTCGAACCAAGGGCCGCGTATCACCTCGCTGGCGACGCAAGGCACGAGTGGGAGCACAGCATCGCGGAAATGGAGCAGCAGCGCTGGTCGGTGACGTTCCGAAGCCCTTCGGCGCGCGGGCGTTCAATCCTGAACAACTAG
- the dinB gene encoding DNA polymerase IV, whose amino-acid sequence MAEPETRKIIHVDMDAFYASVEQRDDPTLRGRPVAVGYAAARGVVAAASYEARAHGVKSALPSVTALRRCPELALVPPRFDVYKSVSRQIHAIFAEYTDLIQPLSLDEAYLDVTENRRGLPTAWITAKEIRARILEVTGLTASAGISYNKFLAKLASDQRKPNGQFAVTPDMGAAWVETLPVSRFHGVGPVTAAKMLRLGIKTGADLRAKSIEFLQANFGSSAEWYYCIARGVDERPVNPNRERKSSGSETTFDQDLLADADIEAGVLCQADDVWGWCERAGEFGRTVTVKVKYGDFQNITRSRSQASAVDTQQALRDASLALIRSVLPTEKGIRLVGVTVSNFDRSMRPEPRNLPLFGEPEQATPAAPSPTPLHSA is encoded by the coding sequence ATGGCCGAACCGGAAACCCGGAAGATCATCCACGTCGACATGGACGCGTTCTACGCGTCGGTCGAGCAGCGAGACGACCCGACACTGCGGGGTCGTCCGGTTGCCGTAGGCTACGCCGCGGCGAGGGGCGTGGTGGCAGCGGCAAGCTACGAAGCCAGGGCGCATGGCGTGAAGTCGGCGCTCCCGTCGGTGACTGCTCTTCGTCGCTGCCCGGAACTCGCGTTAGTTCCTCCGCGATTCGACGTCTACAAGTCGGTCTCCCGCCAGATCCATGCGATCTTCGCCGAGTACACCGATCTCATTCAGCCATTGTCGCTGGACGAGGCGTATCTCGACGTGACGGAGAACCGCCGCGGCCTGCCGACGGCTTGGATCACTGCCAAGGAGATCCGAGCTCGGATCCTGGAGGTAACCGGCCTCACCGCTTCCGCAGGCATCTCCTACAACAAGTTCCTGGCGAAGCTCGCCTCGGACCAGCGCAAGCCCAACGGCCAATTCGCCGTCACGCCCGACATGGGAGCGGCCTGGGTGGAGACACTGCCGGTGTCGCGCTTCCACGGCGTAGGCCCGGTCACCGCCGCCAAGATGCTGCGCCTCGGCATCAAGACGGGCGCCGACCTCCGCGCCAAGTCGATCGAGTTCCTGCAGGCCAACTTCGGGAGCTCGGCGGAATGGTATTACTGCATCGCGCGGGGGGTCGACGAGCGTCCTGTGAACCCGAACCGGGAGAGGAAGTCGTCGGGTTCGGAGACGACGTTCGATCAGGATCTTCTGGCGGATGCCGACATCGAAGCCGGCGTGCTCTGCCAGGCGGACGACGTCTGGGGATGGTGCGAGCGGGCCGGCGAGTTCGGGCGCACCGTGACAGTGAAGGTGAAGTACGGCGACTTCCAGAACATCACGAGGAGCCGAAGCCAGGCCTCGGCAGTCGATACCCAGCAGGCGCTGCGGGACGCGAGCCTCGCCCTCATCCGATCCGTTCTACCGACGGAGAAAGGGATCAGGCTGGTCGGCGTCACCGTATCGAATTTCGACAGGTCGATGAGACCCGAGCCTCGAAACCTGCCGCTGTTCGGCGAACCCGAGCAGGCGACACCGGCTGCCCCCTCGCCAACGCCGCTGCACTCGGCTTGA
- a CDS encoding exonuclease domain-containing protein codes for MTQQQDAVPDFVVIDVETACSRVSSICQVGIVGFRSGSEVFAYETLVDPCDEFSSFNTRIHGISSDHVAGMPSFGHIHSIIDGHLAGRITVAHSFFDKGALSAACRIHERTDIKTTWLDSVRVAKRAWPDLPSHRLNVLSRFLGIRHKHHDALSDARARRHGDRTGH; via the coding sequence ATGACGCAGCAACAGGACGCAGTGCCCGACTTCGTCGTCATCGACGTCGAGACAGCCTGCTCGCGCGTCAGTAGCATCTGTCAGGTCGGCATCGTCGGGTTCCGATCGGGCAGCGAGGTTTTCGCCTACGAGACCCTCGTCGACCCATGTGACGAGTTCTCCTCGTTCAACACCCGCATTCACGGGATCAGCTCGGACCATGTCGCCGGCATGCCGAGCTTCGGCCACATCCATTCGATAATCGACGGGCACCTCGCCGGTCGCATCACCGTGGCGCACTCCTTCTTCGACAAGGGAGCGCTCTCGGCGGCCTGCCGGATCCACGAGCGGACTGACATCAAGACGACCTGGCTCGACAGCGTCCGCGTCGCGAAGAGGGCTTGGCCAGATCTGCCAAGTCACCGACTGAACGTCCTTTCACGCTTCCTCGGCATTCGGCACAAGCATCACGATGCACTGAGCGACGCCCGCGCCCGCCGGCATGGTGATCGTACGGGCCATTGA
- a CDS encoding pirin family protein, with protein MTSRSVARVQPAHRDDISDLTTRRPVPAPGLDQVDPFLFLNHHGPQTYQPGNNGLPFGPHPHRGFETVTFILEGNLAHHDTGGHESVIEAGGVQWMTAGSGLIHAEVSPPSFKRTGGPLEILQLWVNLPGRLKMNAPAYTGLQQADIPQVSVADGKGTLSLIAGGFGEVVGPIHPLTGVFMTTLRLASGGRMELPAPRDRSVLLYVVSGRLAVAGVVVDQWNLVTMNPDGDKISIGASTDTVLLFGHADPIGEPVVAHGPFVMNTSEEIGEAIRDYQAGKFNGTGPLVGVGA; from the coding sequence ATGACCTCCCGAAGCGTAGCCCGCGTCCAGCCCGCACACCGTGACGACATCTCCGACCTGACGACCCGCAGGCCGGTTCCGGCCCCGGGTCTTGACCAGGTCGACCCGTTCCTCTTCCTGAACCACCACGGGCCGCAGACCTACCAGCCCGGCAACAACGGCCTACCGTTCGGACCCCACCCGCATCGAGGCTTCGAGACGGTCACGTTCATCCTCGAGGGCAATCTGGCCCACCACGACACCGGCGGACACGAGAGCGTCATCGAGGCCGGCGGCGTCCAGTGGATGACCGCGGGTTCGGGGCTCATCCACGCCGAGGTTTCGCCGCCGTCGTTCAAGCGGACCGGAGGGCCGCTCGAGATCCTGCAGCTCTGGGTCAATCTCCCCGGACGGCTGAAGATGAACGCGCCCGCCTATACCGGGCTCCAGCAGGCGGATATCCCACAGGTCTCGGTCGCCGACGGCAAGGGCACCCTAAGTCTGATCGCCGGAGGGTTCGGGGAGGTGGTCGGGCCAATCCACCCGCTCACGGGCGTCTTCATGACGACGCTGAGGCTGGCATCCGGCGGACGGATGGAATTGCCGGCGCCACGCGACCGCAGCGTCCTCCTCTACGTCGTCTCGGGCAGGCTCGCTGTGGCCGGCGTCGTCGTCGATCAGTGGAACCTCGTCACGATGAACCCGGACGGAGACAAGATCTCGATCGGAGCATCGACCGACACGGTGCTGCTCTTCGGCCATGCGGACCCCATCGGCGAGCCGGTCGTGGCGCACGGACCCTTCGTCATGAACACCAGCGAGGAGATCGGCGAGGCGATACGCGACTATCAGGCCGGCAAGTTCAACGGCACCGGGCCGCTTGTCGGCGTGGGCGCCTAA
- a CDS encoding dienelactone hydrolase family protein: MSAQPWIYSDGDLELRGELFQPTATPNGAFVLVVHEADGIGGNVREHSGRLAGLGYLVAAADMHGGGRVLDGAEMADALTAFRTDPDLLRRRVRAAFDAFSQRPDVDPGRLAAIGFCFGGMTVLELARSGAPVRAVASFHGLLTTAAPARPGDVHARILAATGARDPLVPSEDVAAFQREMTEAGADWHLLVHGRALHSYTNHAVDGLSDERMAYDPAAHRLSWATLTCFLGDALLEPDVAS, from the coding sequence ATGTCCGCGCAACCTTGGATCTACAGCGATGGAGACTTGGAGCTTCGCGGGGAGCTTTTCCAGCCTACGGCAACGCCGAACGGTGCATTCGTCCTCGTCGTCCACGAGGCCGACGGCATCGGCGGGAACGTCCGTGAGCATAGCGGGAGGCTGGCCGGCCTCGGCTATCTCGTCGCCGCCGCCGATATGCATGGCGGAGGTCGAGTACTGGATGGTGCGGAAATGGCCGATGCGCTGACCGCCTTCCGAACGGATCCCGACCTTCTCCGTCGGCGCGTGCGGGCGGCGTTCGACGCGTTCTCGCAACGCCCTGATGTCGACCCTGGTCGGCTCGCCGCCATCGGGTTCTGCTTTGGTGGCATGACGGTGCTGGAGCTTGCCCGGAGCGGGGCTCCCGTGCGGGCGGTCGCGAGCTTCCACGGCCTCCTCACCACAGCCGCGCCTGCGCGTCCCGGCGATGTTCACGCGAGAATTCTTGCCGCAACGGGAGCACGGGACCCGCTTGTCCCGTCAGAGGACGTGGCCGCCTTCCAGCGGGAGATGACGGAAGCCGGCGCCGACTGGCATCTCCTCGTGCATGGACGCGCGCTGCACAGCTACACCAACCATGCCGTCGACGGGCTGAGCGACGAGCGCATGGCCTACGATCCCGCCGCTCACCGGCTTTCGTGGGCGACGCTCACCTGCTTCCTGGGAGACGCCTTGCTGGAACCCGACGTCGCTAGCTGA
- a CDS encoding DUF3253 domain-containing protein produces the protein MADAREFTLALLANRAVNATICPSEVARAVAEKSDGKDAHSWRREMPAVHAAIDDLLARGLVRISWKGHDLPARTGPYRVRRVRPN, from the coding sequence ATGGCGGATGCGCGCGAGTTTACGTTGGCCCTGCTCGCCAACCGGGCGGTGAACGCCACGATCTGTCCAAGCGAGGTGGCGCGTGCGGTCGCTGAGAAAAGCGATGGGAAAGACGCGCATTCCTGGCGCAGGGAAATGCCGGCAGTACACGCCGCCATCGACGATCTTCTGGCGCGTGGCTTAGTCCGGATCTCCTGGAAGGGGCATGACCTGCCAGCACGTACCGGACCCTACCGGGTTCGCCGCGTCAGGCCGAATTAA
- a CDS encoding DMT family transporter, with the protein MQIVFIFIALSAGMASAFQSGSNQSLQKALDAPLWAAAIVAVVTAITSVAVVLTSGERLPAASAAATAPWWAWAGGLLGVGFVLGTVYAAPKLGAGLFMASVVTAEVVTGLLLDHFGLLGFDVHRAGWGRITGGALMIAGLSLIAIF; encoded by the coding sequence ATGCAGATCGTCTTCATATTCATCGCCCTTAGTGCGGGCATGGCCAGTGCCTTCCAGTCCGGATCGAACCAATCGCTACAGAAGGCGCTCGATGCGCCGCTCTGGGCTGCGGCGATCGTAGCCGTAGTGACGGCCATCACATCCGTCGCGGTGGTCCTGACGTCCGGAGAGCGGTTGCCTGCTGCCAGTGCGGCGGCGACGGCGCCGTGGTGGGCATGGGCTGGAGGACTGCTGGGCGTCGGCTTCGTACTCGGAACCGTCTACGCCGCGCCCAAGCTCGGGGCTGGCCTCTTCATGGCATCGGTCGTGACCGCCGAGGTAGTCACCGGCCTGCTGCTCGATCACTTTGGCTTACTGGGTTTCGATGTCCATCGTGCCGGGTGGGGACGCATCACCGGCGGTGCGCTGATGATCGCCGGCCTCTCGCTGATCGCAATTTTCTAG
- a CDS encoding IS3 family transposase (programmed frameshift), with protein MRRGRFTEDQIIGVLREHEAGVKTAELCRKHGISDATFYNWKAKYGGMTVSEAARLRTLEDENRRLKKLLAESMLDVSALKDLPGKKLTRSVDRYAAVEKLMADHGFSERRACRLIGVNRSAWQYEPLRGKDDAVRERMREIANERRRFGYRRLAVLLRREGKGMNLKKMYRLYREERLTVRKRGGRKRALGTRAPMAIPQEPNQRWSLDFVSDALACGRRFRLLNVIDDYSRECLACIVDTSLSGRRVVRELTAIAERRGLPCMVVSDNGTELTSHAVLAWCQDTGVEWHYIAPGKPQQNGFVESFNGRLRDECLNEHLFSSLAAARRIIEAWRTDYNTVRPHSSLGGMAPAEFTNRPRQGHEDTEANLSAA; from the exons ATGCGTCGAGGCCGTTTTACCGAGGACCAGATTATTGGCGTGCTGCGTGAGCACGAGGCGGGCGTGAAGACCGCCGAGCTATGCCGGAAGCATGGCATCAGCGATGCGACGTTCTACAACTGGAAGGCGAAGTACGGCGGCATGACCGTGTCGGAGGCGGCGCGGTTGCGCACGCTCGAGGATGAGAACCGTCGGCTGAAGAAGCTGCTGGCGGAGTCGATGCTGGACGTGTCGGCGCTGAAGGATCTGC CTGGGAAAAAACTGACCCGGTCTGTGGATCGCTACGCTGCGGTGGAGAAGCTGATGGCCGACCACGGCTTCTCCGAGCGTCGCGCTTGCAGACTGATCGGGGTCAACCGGTCGGCATGGCAATATGAGCCGCTTCGCGGGAAGGACGACGCTGTGCGCGAACGGATGCGCGAGATCGCCAACGAGCGTCGTCGGTTCGGTTATCGCCGGCTGGCGGTCCTGCTCCGGCGTGAAGGCAAGGGCATGAACCTGAAGAAGATGTACCGGCTGTATCGCGAGGAGCGGCTGACGGTGCGAAAGCGCGGCGGCCGAAAACGAGCGTTGGGCACGCGGGCGCCGATGGCGATTCCGCAGGAACCCAACCAGCGCTGGTCGCTCGACTTCGTGTCGGATGCATTGGCCTGCGGCCGGCGGTTCCGCCTGCTCAATGTCATCGACGACTACAGCCGGGAGTGCCTGGCCTGCATCGTCGATACCTCGCTGTCAGGGCGGCGTGTCGTGCGGGAGCTGACGGCCATCGCCGAGCGTCGTGGGCTGCCATGCATGGTGGTCAGCGACAACGGGACCGAACTGACCAGTCACGCCGTCCTCGCCTGGTGCCAGGACACGGGCGTGGAGTGGCATTACATCGCGCCGGGCAAGCCGCAGCAGAACGGCTTTGTCGAGAGCTTCAATGGTCGCTTGCGCGACGAGTGCCTGAACGAGCACCTGTTCTCCTCGCTGGCTGCGGCGAGACGGATCATCGAGGCATGGCGGACAGACTATAACACCGTGCGTCCGCACAGCAGCCTCGGCGGCATGGCGCCCGCCGAGTTTACCAACCGCCCCCGCCAGGGGCATGAGGACACCGAAGCTAACTTATCAGCGGCATGA
- a CDS encoding BLUF domain-containing protein: MLQLTYISTATRQLQDTDINLILEASRRNNALVGVTGLLIYDGKRFLQALEGEETAVHLTYDRINHDPRHRGIVLLGSRQVETRSFGAWSMAAQKVASAFGTTVPEVVDRLTAQVEDANTRELFRGFARVRAAA, encoded by the coding sequence ATGCTTCAGCTCACGTATATCAGCACCGCGACGCGACAACTTCAGGATACCGATATCAACCTCATCCTTGAGGCTTCCCGTCGCAACAACGCCCTCGTTGGGGTGACTGGACTGCTCATCTATGACGGCAAGCGGTTCCTGCAGGCACTGGAAGGCGAAGAGACCGCAGTGCACCTTACATACGATCGTATCAATCACGACCCGAGGCATCGCGGGATCGTGCTGCTAGGGTCCCGCCAGGTGGAGACCCGTTCGTTCGGCGCGTGGTCGATGGCGGCACAGAAGGTCGCTTCAGCCTTCGGTACGACCGTGCCGGAGGTAGTGGACCGGCTCACCGCTCAAGTCGAGGATGCCAACACCCGAGAGCTGTTTAGGGGCTTCGCCAGGGTGCGGGCCGCCGCTTGA